Proteins from a single region of Pseudomonas sp. BSw22131:
- a CDS encoding N-acyl-D-amino-acid deacylase family protein, whose protein sequence is MLYDLIIRDARVIDGSDTPEFRADVAIRDGRIQRIGHLDGVSASEEFNAAGRVLAPGFIDVHTHDDTVVIRKPQMLPKITQGVTTVIVGNCGISASPVTLAAAPPDPMNLLGPAEAFSYPRFSDYVAAVDNARPAVNVAALVGHTALRSNHLNDLFRTALPDEISAMRQQLRESLVSGALGLSTGLAYASAFSADTDEIKQLAEELTAFGAVYTTHLRSEFEPVLEAMDEAFAIGRHSKSPVVISHLKCAGAGNWGRSPQLLAKLEAAALDHPVGCDCYPYAASSSTLDLKQVTDAFRITITWSTQHPDQGGRDLKEIAAGWDVSLMDAARMLQPAGAVYYGMNEADVQRILQHPLSMIGSDGLPEDPFPHPRLWGAFPRVLGHYSRDKRLFPLHTAVHKMTGLTASRFGLHERGFIREGYWADLVLFDPQTVRDVAEFTAPQRPAEGIDAVWVNGHLSYTDGQPQGERQGRFLPRSGSLVAGFG, encoded by the coding sequence ATGCTTTACGACCTGATCATTCGCGATGCGAGGGTGATCGACGGCAGCGATACGCCAGAATTTCGTGCCGACGTGGCCATTCGCGATGGCCGCATTCAGCGCATCGGCCATCTGGACGGCGTTTCGGCCAGCGAAGAATTCAATGCAGCCGGGCGCGTGTTGGCGCCAGGCTTCATTGATGTTCACACCCACGACGACACGGTGGTGATCCGCAAACCGCAGATGCTGCCCAAGATTACCCAGGGTGTGACGACCGTGATCGTTGGCAATTGCGGCATCAGCGCGTCCCCCGTGACGCTGGCCGCCGCCCCACCCGACCCAATGAACTTGCTGGGCCCGGCTGAAGCGTTTTCGTACCCGCGCTTCAGTGATTACGTGGCTGCCGTGGACAATGCTCGCCCGGCGGTAAACGTCGCCGCGCTGGTTGGCCACACGGCGCTACGCAGCAACCATCTGAACGATCTGTTTCGCACAGCGTTGCCTGACGAGATCAGTGCCATGCGCCAGCAACTGCGCGAGAGCCTGGTATCAGGCGCGCTGGGCCTGTCCACCGGTCTGGCGTATGCGTCGGCTTTTTCGGCAGACACCGATGAGATCAAACAACTGGCGGAGGAATTGACGGCATTCGGCGCGGTGTACACCACGCATTTGCGCAGTGAGTTCGAACCGGTGCTGGAGGCGATGGATGAGGCGTTTGCCATTGGCCGCCACTCAAAGTCCCCTGTGGTGATTTCGCACCTCAAATGCGCCGGTGCCGGTAACTGGGGCCGTAGCCCGCAATTGCTGGCGAAGCTGGAAGCGGCTGCCCTTGATCATCCGGTGGGTTGTGACTGCTATCCCTATGCGGCGAGCTCCTCGACGCTGGATCTGAAACAGGTGACTGACGCGTTCCGTATCACCATCACCTGGTCCACGCAGCACCCCGATCAAGGTGGCCGCGATCTGAAGGAGATTGCCGCTGGCTGGGACGTTTCGCTGATGGACGCCGCCCGAATGCTGCAGCCAGCGGGCGCGGTGTACTACGGCATGAACGAGGCGGACGTGCAGCGCATCCTCCAGCATCCGCTGTCGATGATTGGCTCCGACGGCTTGCCCGAGGATCCGTTTCCGCACCCACGGTTATGGGGGGCGTTTCCTCGAGTGTTGGGGCATTACAGTCGTGACAAGCGGTTATTCCCGCTGCACACCGCCGTTCACAAGATGACCGGGCTGACGGCTTCGCGCTTCGGCTTGCATGAGCGCGGGTTCATCCGTGAAGGCTACTGGGCGGATCTGGTGCTGTTCGATCCGCAGACCGTGCGCGACGTTGCCGAGTTCACCGCGCCGCAGCGCCCCGCCGAAGGGATCGACGCCGTGTGGGTCAATGGGCATTTGAGTTACACAGACGGCCAACCGCAAGGCGAACGCCAAGGCCGCTTTCTGCCACGCAGCGGATCACTGGTGGCTGGATTTGGTTGA
- a CDS encoding MurR/RpiR family transcriptional regulator has translation MDILYQIRARQASFSAGEGRVARLILDNVAFAASASLDELAARAEVSSATLSRFARSIGCRDLRDLRLQLAQASGVGSRFLTPDPAPEQSAFFTQIVGDIESTLRQHLAGFEEERFAAAVTLLVQAKMVHAFGMGGCSSLCSEELQTRLVRLGYPIAASRDPVMMRLIAATLGPDQVIIACSLSGLTPELLDAITLARSYGSKILAITLPDSPLSQLADVVLPLQIAETNFIYKPTAARYGMLLTIDVLATELALNAPEDNQERLRRIKLALDDYRGAADGLPLGD, from the coding sequence GTGGACATTCTTTACCAGATACGTGCGCGACAAGCGTCTTTCAGCGCGGGCGAAGGCCGGGTCGCCAGGCTGATACTCGATAACGTGGCCTTCGCCGCCAGCGCCAGCCTTGACGAACTCGCTGCGCGCGCCGAAGTCAGCAGCGCCACGTTGTCGCGTTTTGCGCGCAGCATCGGTTGCCGTGACTTGCGCGACCTGCGCCTGCAACTGGCCCAGGCCAGCGGCGTCGGCAGCCGCTTTCTGACGCCGGACCCCGCACCGGAACAATCGGCTTTTTTCACGCAGATCGTCGGCGACATCGAATCGACCCTGCGTCAGCATCTGGCGGGCTTCGAGGAAGAGCGCTTCGCAGCGGCAGTGACCTTGCTGGTGCAGGCGAAAATGGTCCACGCGTTCGGCATGGGCGGCTGCTCCAGCCTGTGCAGCGAAGAACTGCAAACCCGGCTGGTACGCCTCGGCTACCCGATTGCCGCCAGCCGCGACCCGGTGATGATGCGCCTGATCGCCGCGACACTCGGCCCCGACCAGGTGATCATCGCCTGCTCGCTCAGCGGGCTCACCCCCGAACTGCTGGACGCCATCACGCTGGCGCGCAGTTATGGCAGCAAAATCCTCGCCATCACCCTGCCCGACTCCCCCCTGAGCCAACTGGCTGATGTGGTGTTGCCACTGCAGATTGCCGAAACCAACTTCATCTACAAACCCACCGCAGCGCGCTACGGCATGCTGCTGACCATCGACGTGCTCGCCACGGAACTGGCGCTCAATGCCCCCGAGGACAATCAGGAGCGCTTACGCCGGATCAAGCTGGCGCTGGATGATTATCGCGGCGCCGCAGACGGCCTGCCGCTCGGAGACTGA
- a CDS encoding GlxA family transcriptional regulator — MPKPPKAIHILAFPDVQLLDVAGPLQVFASANEQAVNLGGAAPYSPTVIARQPGSVMSWAGLGLQTFPLPEEASDTLIVAGGRGVHQALEDEQLVDWVRQQAASARRLASVCTGAFLLAQAGLLDGHRVATHWDSCETLAQRFPKVQVDPDPIFINEGTLWTSAGVTAGIDLALALVEADLGRNIALAVAQDLVVFLKRPGGQSQFSTALSMQQSTRNTDSRFADLHAWILDNLANELSVATLAEHVGMSERSFVRHYRAHTGNTPARAIEQLRVEAARRLLGDSALPIKRIADRCGFGTEETLRRSFMRAVSVTPQAYRERFTAS; from the coding sequence ATGCCTAAACCACCCAAAGCCATTCATATACTCGCCTTCCCCGATGTGCAGTTGCTGGACGTCGCCGGACCGCTGCAAGTGTTCGCCTCGGCCAACGAACAAGCCGTCAATCTGGGCGGCGCGGCGCCCTATTCGCCAACGGTGATCGCCCGCCAGCCCGGCAGCGTGATGTCGTGGGCCGGACTTGGCCTGCAGACGTTCCCTTTGCCTGAAGAGGCCTCCGATACGCTGATCGTTGCCGGTGGACGCGGCGTTCACCAAGCCCTCGAGGACGAACAACTGGTGGATTGGGTGCGTCAACAGGCAGCCTCGGCGCGGCGTTTGGCGTCCGTGTGCACCGGCGCGTTCCTGCTGGCGCAGGCAGGTTTGCTGGACGGGCATCGCGTGGCCACTCACTGGGACAGTTGCGAGACGCTCGCGCAGCGGTTTCCCAAAGTGCAGGTCGATCCCGATCCGATCTTTATCAACGAAGGCACACTCTGGACCTCGGCCGGTGTAACCGCCGGCATCGATCTGGCCCTGGCTCTGGTCGAAGCTGATCTGGGGCGCAACATCGCGCTGGCGGTCGCTCAGGATCTGGTGGTGTTTTTAAAGCGCCCTGGCGGCCAGTCGCAATTCAGTACCGCACTGTCGATGCAGCAATCGACGCGCAACACCGACAGCCGTTTCGCCGACCTCCACGCCTGGATTCTCGACAATCTGGCCAATGAGCTTTCAGTCGCGACCCTCGCCGAGCACGTCGGCATGAGCGAGCGCAGCTTCGTTCGCCATTACCGGGCGCACACCGGCAACACTCCGGCCCGCGCCATCGAGCAATTGCGTGTCGAAGCGGCGCGGCGCCTGCTGGGCGACAGCGCGTTACCGATCAAGCGCATCGCCGACCGCTGCGGCTTCGGCACAGAAGAAACCCTGCGTCGCAGCTTTATGCGCGCCGTATCGGTCACACCTCAGGCCTATCGTGAGCGATTCACCGCAAGCTAG
- a CDS encoding DJ-1/PfpI family protein, whose protein sequence is MTLNIGILMFPKVQQLDLTGPFDVFATAPGVTVHLVWKALEPVMSSTGLLMMPTRTFQSCPPLDVICVPGGVGIDALMEDAETLDFLNYQAKHARYVTSVCTGALVLGAAGLLKGRRATTHWASHDLLESFGAIPIKERVVRDGNLMTGGGVTAGIDFALTLLGELFGEEKAQLVQLQLEYAPAPPFDSGRPDTASAEVLATASERAAPGLAARRQIVERVVASQVESPVTA, encoded by the coding sequence ATGACCCTCAATATCGGCATTCTGATGTTCCCCAAGGTGCAGCAGCTGGACCTGACCGGCCCATTCGATGTCTTCGCGACCGCGCCCGGTGTCACCGTGCACCTTGTGTGGAAGGCCCTTGAACCCGTCATGTCCAGCACCGGGTTGTTGATGATGCCCACCCGGACCTTTCAATCGTGTCCGCCGCTGGATGTTATCTGCGTGCCAGGCGGCGTCGGCATCGATGCGTTGATGGAAGACGCCGAGACGCTGGATTTCCTCAACTACCAGGCGAAACACGCCAGGTACGTGACGTCTGTGTGCACCGGCGCTTTGGTATTGGGCGCTGCAGGTTTATTGAAAGGCCGGCGGGCAACCACTCACTGGGCCTCCCATGACCTGCTGGAAAGCTTTGGCGCTATCCCGATCAAGGAGCGTGTGGTGCGTGACGGCAATCTGATGACGGGCGGCGGCGTGACGGCGGGTATCGACTTTGCCCTGACGTTACTGGGCGAGCTGTTCGGCGAAGAAAAAGCACAACTGGTTCAGTTGCAGCTGGAATACGCGCCCGCGCCACCGTTCGATTCAGGTCGCCCGGACACTGCATCCGCCGAGGTTTTGGCGACAGCCTCCGAGCGTGCAGCGCCAGGGCTGGCGGCGCGTCGGCAGATCGTTGAACGCGTGGTCGCCAGCCAGGTTGAATCGCCAGTAACGGCTTAG
- a CDS encoding TetR/AcrR family transcriptional regulator: MTVPLRLTDRKRESIVLAAIAEFRDSGFEVTSMDRIAARAEVSKRTVYNHFPSKEELFAEILQRLWVNATDQPDASYKPEVGLREQLREMLKAKMKTLSNSNFIDLARVAIGATIHSPDRAQTWVNRLNQREESFTVWVRGAQQDGRLNEVEPGFAAHQIHALLKAFAFWPQVTLNEPLLTAEKQASVVESALDLFLCCYEVRRTSN, translated from the coding sequence ATGACTGTCCCTTTGCGCCTGACCGACCGAAAACGAGAATCCATTGTGCTGGCCGCCATTGCCGAGTTCCGCGACAGCGGTTTCGAGGTCACCAGCATGGATCGCATTGCGGCGCGCGCGGAGGTCTCCAAACGCACGGTCTACAACCATTTCCCCAGTAAAGAAGAGCTATTTGCAGAAATCCTGCAGCGACTTTGGGTCAATGCCACTGATCAGCCAGACGCGTCCTACAAGCCGGAAGTCGGTTTGCGCGAACAATTGCGCGAGATGCTCAAGGCCAAGATGAAGACCCTGAGCAACAGCAATTTCATCGACCTGGCGCGAGTGGCCATTGGCGCGACGATCCATTCCCCGGACCGCGCGCAAACATGGGTCAATCGCCTGAACCAGCGCGAAGAGTCGTTCACTGTCTGGGTTCGGGGCGCGCAGCAGGATGGTCGTTTGAACGAAGTGGAGCCGGGTTTCGCAGCGCATCAGATCCACGCCCTGCTCAAGGCGTTCGCGTTCTGGCCGCAAGTCACCCTGAACGAGCCGTTGCTGACGGCTGAGAAACAGGCCTCGGTCGTGGAATCGGCGCTGGACCTGTTTCTCTGCTGTTATGAAGTGCGCAGAACATCTAACTGA
- a CDS encoding MBL fold metallo-hydrolase: MALTENHDDMTSLPVLSRHEGRYSNHKPMNRSGFFKTMRIFWNAMVNKPRHTRPAGEIPVQPLSRQQLLAAPNNTVYRLGHSTVLLKMRDAYFLTDPVFAERASPVQWAGPQRFHLPPISLEDLPPLKAVILSHNHYDHLDHMTIQVLKDKTEHFIAPIGVGDTLIEWGVAAEKVQQLNWWQSTDIHGIQFVATPAQHFSGRSLRDGNQTLWASWVMINDQQRIFFSGDTGYHSGFKVIGEHYGPFDLTLMETGAYNVDWPDVHMQPEETLQAHLDLRGKWMLPIHNGTFDLAMHAWHEPFDRILGLAWERSVSITTPQMGQPFYVDYPHRGEAWWTTVESVDEDEGAPEIVPGHKRGCLSADSSHQVHNRG; the protein is encoded by the coding sequence ATGGCCTTGACCGAAAACCACGATGACATGACCTCGTTGCCTGTTTTGTCCCGGCACGAAGGGCGCTACAGCAACCACAAACCGATGAACCGTTCCGGCTTCTTCAAGACTATGCGGATTTTCTGGAATGCCATGGTCAACAAGCCTCGCCACACGCGTCCTGCCGGGGAAATACCGGTCCAGCCGCTGTCCCGCCAGCAATTGCTGGCAGCGCCGAACAACACGGTCTACCGACTGGGGCATTCGACTGTTTTGCTCAAAATGCGTGACGCGTATTTTTTGACTGATCCGGTATTCGCCGAGCGAGCCTCGCCCGTTCAATGGGCCGGGCCGCAGCGTTTTCACCTGCCCCCGATCAGCCTTGAGGACTTGCCGCCGCTCAAGGCGGTAATTCTGTCCCACAATCACTACGACCACCTGGACCACATGACCATTCAGGTGCTCAAGGACAAAACCGAGCACTTCATTGCGCCCATTGGTGTCGGCGACACGCTGATCGAGTGGGGTGTGGCAGCAGAAAAAGTCCAGCAGTTGAACTGGTGGCAATCCACCGACATTCACGGGATTCAATTTGTCGCCACGCCTGCGCAGCACTTTTCCGGGCGCTCCCTGCGTGACGGCAATCAAACGCTTTGGGCGTCGTGGGTGATGATCAACGATCAACAGCGGATTTTCTTCAGCGGCGATACTGGCTATCACAGCGGCTTCAAAGTCATTGGTGAGCACTACGGCCCGTTTGATCTGACGCTGATGGAAACCGGTGCCTACAACGTCGATTGGCCGGACGTGCACATGCAGCCGGAGGAAACGTTGCAGGCGCATCTCGATTTGCGCGGCAAATGGATGTTGCCGATCCACAACGGCACGTTCGACCTGGCCATGCACGCCTGGCACGAACCGTTCGACCGCATCCTAGGATTGGCATGGGAGCGCAGCGTGTCGATCACTACGCCGCAGATGGGCCAGCCGTTCTACGTGGATTACCCGCACCGGGGAGAGGCGTGGTGGACCACAGTGGAGAGCGTCGATGAAGACGAAGGCGCACCTGAAATCGTCCCGGGCCACAAACGTGGCTGCCTGAGCGCAGATTCCTCGCATCAGGTTCATAACCGGGGCTGA
- a CDS encoding FAD-dependent oxidoreductase, giving the protein MPLHRVAELAELHEDRGIEVKLGEKNIVLIRVGNEVRAFQGDCPHAGAPLADGAVCNGQLICPWHKAQFAVDDGRLCEPPALDALLQYPAHVVDGHVQVDDQPIARPTPTLEKDARCFVIIGAGAAGTAAAAALREKGFNGQVLLIDREEHPGYDRTALSKAVLAAEMPPEQTPDLREEHFYTEHRIERIWGEVMKLDVTNRRLFIADGRRFDYDAALITTGGEPRALPLIGAQLPQVLTLRHRDDARHILDAARPGTHVLIVGDSFIGLEAASALRKNQVEVTVLARHETPFAAPFGERIGRAIRALHEEHGVVFRTHVEVSRFEGDTAGSALAHAVLSSGEKMPVDLALIGIGVDPATQFIDGVTLEKDGSLKVDGAMRVTDNVWAAGDIATFPLADSPVRIEHWRVAQQQARIAASNMLGADERYTDVPYFWTLHFDKRVDYLGHADKWDDIVYLGEPETFEFLALMCRQGVVVAAVACKREREMAMLAERMKQPLFVNEALMLITAMAS; this is encoded by the coding sequence ATGCCATTACATCGAGTCGCTGAACTGGCTGAGTTGCATGAAGACCGTGGGATTGAGGTAAAGCTGGGCGAGAAAAATATCGTCTTGATTCGGGTGGGCAACGAGGTTCGCGCCTTTCAGGGCGACTGCCCCCACGCGGGTGCACCGCTGGCCGATGGCGCGGTGTGCAACGGGCAGTTGATCTGCCCGTGGCACAAGGCACAATTTGCCGTAGACGACGGCCGCCTGTGTGAACCGCCGGCACTGGACGCTCTGCTCCAATATCCGGCACACGTGGTTGACGGCCACGTTCAAGTGGACGACCAGCCCATTGCCCGGCCCACGCCGACGCTTGAGAAAGACGCGCGCTGCTTCGTGATCATCGGCGCAGGTGCAGCGGGTACGGCAGCTGCGGCTGCGCTGCGCGAGAAGGGCTTTAACGGCCAAGTACTCCTGATCGATCGGGAAGAGCATCCGGGCTACGACCGCACAGCATTAAGCAAAGCGGTATTGGCCGCTGAAATGCCCCCGGAGCAGACACCCGATTTACGCGAGGAGCACTTTTATACCGAGCACCGCATCGAACGGATCTGGGGCGAGGTGATGAAACTCGACGTCACCAACCGGCGGCTGTTCATTGCCGACGGCCGCCGCTTCGATTACGACGCCGCACTGATCACCACCGGTGGCGAACCTCGGGCGCTACCATTAATCGGCGCGCAGCTGCCACAGGTGCTGACACTGCGCCACAGGGACGACGCCAGACACATTCTCGACGCGGCGAGGCCCGGCACTCATGTGCTGATCGTCGGCGACAGTTTTATCGGACTGGAAGCGGCCTCGGCACTGCGCAAAAATCAGGTTGAAGTCACCGTCCTGGCCCGGCACGAAACGCCCTTTGCCGCACCGTTTGGCGAGCGCATCGGGCGTGCGATTCGCGCCTTGCACGAGGAGCACGGTGTGGTCTTCCGAACGCACGTTGAAGTCAGCCGTTTCGAAGGTGATACCGCCGGCAGCGCTCTCGCCCATGCCGTGCTGAGCAGCGGTGAAAAAATGCCGGTGGATCTCGCGCTCATCGGCATTGGCGTAGACCCGGCCACGCAATTTATCGATGGCGTGACCCTGGAAAAGGACGGCTCACTCAAGGTCGACGGCGCAATGCGCGTGACCGACAACGTATGGGCCGCCGGGGACATTGCCACGTTCCCGCTGGCTGACAGCCCTGTGCGGATTGAACACTGGCGGGTGGCTCAGCAACAGGCTCGAATCGCCGCAAGCAACATGCTTGGCGCGGACGAGCGCTATACGGATGTGCCTTATTTCTGGACGCTGCACTTTGATAAGCGCGTCGACTATCTGGGCCATGCCGACAAGTGGGATGACATCGTTTATCTGGGTGAACCTGAGACTTTCGAGTTTCTCGCCTTGATGTGTCGCCAAGGCGTGGTAGTCGCCGCAGTGGCTTGCAAGCGAGAGCGCGAAATGGCCATGTTGGCCGAGCGCATGAAACAACCCCTGTTCGTGAATGAGGCGCTGATGCTGATCACGGCGATGGCGTCGTAA
- a CDS encoding GFA family protein — MHLEGSCHCGEVEFSLTSVHPYPYQRCYCSICRKTQGGGGYAINLGGDAATLKVKGKSSISIYHAKMRDGDQPVHLSSAERHFCKHCASALWLFSPEWPELIHPFASAIDTPLPTPPEHTHLLLDSKASWVEVQAGPNDQQFDHYPEESIADWHERLGLVR, encoded by the coding sequence ATGCATCTCGAAGGTTCCTGCCATTGCGGTGAGGTGGAGTTCAGCCTGACCAGCGTCCACCCGTATCCTTATCAACGCTGCTACTGCTCCATCTGCCGCAAGACCCAAGGCGGTGGCGGCTACGCGATCAACCTCGGCGGCGATGCCGCCACCCTCAAGGTCAAAGGGAAATCGAGCATCTCGATCTACCACGCGAAAATGCGAGACGGCGATCAGCCTGTCCACCTCAGCAGCGCCGAACGCCATTTCTGCAAGCACTGCGCCAGCGCGCTCTGGCTGTTCAGTCCAGAGTGGCCTGAGCTTATTCACCCCTTTGCGTCGGCCATCGACACGCCCCTGCCGACACCGCCCGAGCACACGCACCTGCTGCTCGACTCCAAAGCATCTTGGGTGGAAGTCCAGGCCGGTCCGAACGACCAGCAATTCGATCATTACCCCGAGGAATCCATTGCCGACTGGCACGAGCGATTGGGATTGGTGCGCTGA
- a CDS encoding D-mannose isomerase, with the protein MDHVNRGFSSWLGAPGHKAWLAHEGDRLLAFAKAARLPQGFGNLDDQGRLPADAVAETMNTARMTHSFAMAHINGLPGFAALVDHGVAALAGPLRDAEHGGWFAKPLEHSTDTGKAAYLHAFVALAASSAVVARRPGAQTLLEQAIHVIKQHFWSEEEGAMRESFARDWSGEEAYRGANSNMHSTEAFLALADVTGDAQWLDRALHIVDRVIHQHAAVNNHQVIEHFDPQWQAVLEYNHDKPDDAFRPYGTTPGHAFEWSRLVLHLEAARHKAKLSSPSWLLADARGLFENACRYGWNVDGAPGIVYTLDWENRPVVRHRLHWTHAEAAAASAALLQRTGEEQYETWYRVFWEFNETLFIDREQGSWRHELNPQNQPSADIWPGKPDLYHAYQATLLPMLPLAQSLATALARLS; encoded by the coding sequence ATGGATCACGTGAATCGCGGTTTCAGCAGCTGGCTTGGCGCACCGGGGCACAAGGCCTGGCTGGCGCACGAAGGCGACCGGTTACTGGCGTTTGCCAAAGCGGCCCGCCTGCCTCAGGGCTTCGGCAACCTCGATGACCAAGGCCGTTTGCCTGCCGACGCTGTCGCCGAAACCATGAACACCGCACGCATGACCCACAGTTTTGCCATGGCCCACATCAACGGCCTGCCGGGATTTGCAGCGTTGGTCGATCATGGCGTTGCGGCGCTGGCGGGCCCGCTGCGTGATGCAGAGCATGGCGGCTGGTTCGCCAAACCGCTGGAGCACAGCACCGACACGGGCAAGGCCGCCTACCTGCACGCATTCGTTGCGCTGGCCGCCAGCTCTGCCGTTGTCGCCAGACGCCCCGGCGCCCAGACGCTGCTCGAACAGGCTATCCACGTGATCAAGCAGCATTTCTGGAGCGAAGAAGAGGGCGCCATGCGCGAGTCCTTCGCCCGGGACTGGAGCGGCGAAGAAGCCTATCGCGGCGCCAACAGCAACATGCACAGCACCGAAGCCTTTCTGGCGCTGGCCGACGTGACCGGCGACGCCCAATGGCTGGACCGCGCGCTGCACATCGTGGACCGGGTGATTCATCAGCACGCCGCTGTTAATAATCATCAGGTGATCGAGCACTTCGATCCGCAGTGGCAGGCGGTCCTGGAGTACAACCACGACAAGCCTGATGACGCATTCCGCCCTTACGGCACGACGCCGGGCCATGCATTCGAATGGTCGCGCCTTGTGCTCCACCTCGAAGCCGCGCGGCATAAAGCCAAATTGTCGAGCCCGTCCTGGCTGCTCGCAGATGCGCGGGGTTTGTTCGAGAACGCCTGCCGGTATGGCTGGAACGTCGATGGCGCTCCGGGCATCGTCTACACCCTGGACTGGGAAAACCGCCCAGTGGTGCGCCATCGTCTGCACTGGACCCATGCCGAAGCGGCCGCCGCATCGGCTGCGTTGTTGCAGCGCACTGGCGAGGAGCAGTACGAAACCTGGTATCGGGTGTTCTGGGAGTTCAACGAAACGTTGTTCATCGACCGCGAACAGGGAAGCTGGCGCCACGAGCTGAACCCGCAAAACCAGCCAAGTGCAGATATCTGGCCGGGCAAGCCGGACCTCTATCACGCCTATCAGGCGACCCTCCTGCCGATGTTGCCGCTGGCGCAAAGCCTGGCAACGGCGTTGGCGCGCTTGTCATGA
- a CDS encoding LbetaH domain-containing protein — MIRLADFINDIKRSPLSPWSALNPWELVAQAPEVVLELLKALSPDDYEIRGDVAVHKSTIVEQGAVLKGPLILGPRCFVAAGAYLRGGCWVDEGCTFGPGAELKTSIVFAGTKLAHFNFVGDSVLGTGVNLEAGSIVCNYRNERDDKHVQVRIDNRLIATGCDKFGALIGDQSRIGANAVLAPGALLTPGSVVRRGALFDAEVGELNTVPATPHAE; from the coding sequence ATGATCAGGCTGGCTGACTTCATCAACGACATTAAACGTTCACCGCTGTCACCGTGGTCAGCGCTGAACCCTTGGGAGCTGGTCGCGCAGGCGCCCGAGGTAGTGCTTGAGCTGCTCAAGGCACTCTCGCCGGATGATTACGAAATCCGCGGCGACGTTGCCGTTCACAAGAGCACAATTGTGGAGCAGGGCGCCGTCCTCAAAGGCCCGTTGATCCTGGGTCCACGCTGCTTCGTCGCTGCAGGTGCTTATCTGCGCGGCGGTTGCTGGGTGGACGAAGGTTGCACGTTCGGGCCGGGCGCTGAGCTCAAGACATCAATCGTGTTCGCGGGGACCAAGCTTGCACACTTCAATTTTGTCGGCGACTCGGTGTTGGGCACGGGCGTTAACCTGGAAGCAGGCAGCATCGTCTGCAACTACCGAAACGAACGCGACGACAAACACGTGCAGGTGAGGATTGATAACCGACTGATAGCCACTGGCTGCGACAAGTTCGGGGCATTGATAGGCGACCAGTCACGCATCGGCGCTAACGCCGTGCTGGCCCCCGGCGCGCTTTTGACGCCCGGCTCTGTGGTGCGCCGCGGCGCCTTGTTCGATGCTGAAGTCGGCGAATTGAACACGGTGCCTGCTACCCCGCACGCTGAATAA
- a CDS encoding exodeoxyribonuclease III translates to MNSLKIATFNINGIRARLPILLEWLETEAPDVVCLQELKAVDAAFPAAAIQKAGYGAIWHGQSSWNGVAILARDMDPLEIRRGLPGNEKDSHSRYLEAAVQGVIVGCLYLPNGNPQPGPKFDYKLAWFEHLIAHADTLFKSTHPVVLAGDYNVIPTDLDIYNTRSWLKDALLQPESRACFQRLLDQGWTDALRAHFPDERIYTFWDYFRNHWKTDSGVRIDHLLLSADLAPRLVNAGVDRWVRDLSHASDHAPTWIELEMD, encoded by the coding sequence GTGAACAGTCTGAAAATCGCCACATTCAATATCAACGGTATCCGCGCCCGCCTTCCTATCCTGCTGGAATGGCTGGAGACAGAGGCGCCTGACGTCGTCTGTCTTCAGGAACTGAAAGCGGTGGATGCGGCCTTCCCTGCTGCGGCCATCCAGAAAGCGGGCTACGGGGCAATCTGGCATGGGCAATCTTCGTGGAATGGCGTGGCGATTCTGGCAAGGGACATGGACCCGCTGGAGATACGCAGGGGTTTGCCGGGCAATGAAAAGGACAGTCACAGCCGCTATCTGGAAGCGGCGGTGCAAGGCGTCATCGTCGGCTGTCTGTATCTGCCCAATGGCAATCCCCAGCCGGGCCCCAAGTTCGACTACAAACTGGCCTGGTTCGAACACCTGATCGCGCACGCCGACACGTTGTTCAAGAGCACGCACCCGGTGGTTCTTGCCGGTGACTACAACGTCATCCCCACCGATCTAGACATTTACAACACCCGCTCATGGCTAAAGGATGCATTGCTCCAGCCCGAAAGCCGTGCCTGCTTTCAGCGTCTGCTCGATCAGGGCTGGACCGATGCACTGCGGGCTCACTTCCCGGATGAGCGCATTTATACCTTCTGGGATTACTTTCGTAATCACTGGAAAACTGACTCCGGCGTGCGCATCGATCATCTGCTGTTGAGTGCCGATCTGGCGCCCAGGCTCGTCAACGCCGGAGTGGACCGCTGGGTAAGGGATCTCTCCCACGCCAGCGACCATGCACCGACGTGGATTGAGTTGGAGATGGATTGA